A region of the Desulfobacter postgatei 2ac9 genome:
ATTCGTTTATTTCCTTTAAAGTAAGTTGTTGGTTGGAGCTTGCAACTCGCTTGAAATATTTTCCGCGTGTACTTACGGGTTTAACCGGATACTCACTCATATGGATCAAAACGAGCGTCATTCCGGATATGGAATGAGTGGCAATATCCGGAATGATTGAGGGGCTTGTGGCTGATTTTATCTGTCCCAGCCATTGATTGAGTGTTTCTTTGCCGATGTCAACACCGCATACCGTTGCATGATCTTTTACGCCAACAAGCACGGTGCCGCCGTTTGTATTGGCAAAAGCAACCAGTGTTTCGATGGTTTCCCGGCCAAAGGTCGTTTTGAATTCAATAGTCTCGGACTCACCGGCATCAAGTATGTGGTTAATGTGATGGATATGCTGCATCAAAAAAGTTAGGATCAGGTTGCGTTTTTATGGTTCAGGACACCGATATCCGCTGATACAAATCATTTATCGCTGACAAATATAAAGGACATTTTTTATAGATTTGTTCTGCCTGTTCTTCATTATATGTGTGTGACAGTAAATTTCTGGATTGAATCATTTCTAAAAAAATATCCTCCTGTTCGATAATCGAAAGGGCATAGGCTTCCTTGAAGACGAGTCTCGGGGATACGGCTCGGATTCCATGGATATCTTCTAAGAATATTTTCAGTGTTTTCCACATCAATTCATATGTAAATTCAAACCACTGGATTGTGGCATCCATAACAATGGACGATTGCGCTTCCTGCAGCGCTTCTGCGAAACGATCGGTCGCTTTTCTCAAATTTATCAGACTGTTTTCCAATTTGCCTGATTTCATACTTGGATTTCCTTTGTGTGTTTTAAAGCGACCTTTTTAAACGCTTCATCCACTGAATTGAAATCGACAAGATCTATTTTTAATAGTGTAGGGATTTGCTCTAATTTCTCCTGGATGCTCAGCTATTTTTTTCCTGAAATCTGTGAATCAGTAAGTATCCCGATATCGATATCGGATTTTTCATCGTTGATTCCTCTTGCGCGGGACCCGAATAGAAACAATTGATAGTTGCCCTCTATTTCACTGCTGATTATTTTTCCTGCCTGTTTCAGTATTTCTTCTATTTTCATTCTGATCTCACAAAGGCACAAAGGCACAAAGTTTATACGTTTTACAATGGAAGAATGGCCTGAAACTCTTCGCCGGCTTCCTGGAAAACCGGTTCAAACCCAAGCAGCCTGGCTTCATGGCAAACCATGGGGATTCCTCTGTCAAGTTTATCGATGTACCTTAAATTTTCCATAAATTTTACAATTACGGGGTTAACGGCATAGCTTACCCCGCTTTTCAATTTTTCAATGGTAACCGTATTGGGCAGGCGGCCGGGGCTGATAAACTCAATCCGGTCATCAAAGTGTAAAATTCTTATTCTGGAACCATGGATTGCATAATTTCGATGGACACAGGCATTTACCAGAAGTTCCCTGAATACTTTATCCGGGTATCGCGTTGATTGAATCACCCGCTTTGCTTTTTCTATTTTCGATGCTTCCATGATATTGTGTTTAAGGACAGACAGAGCCGTATCAATCTGGAAAGGCAGATTCCCTTCAATGACCTGGCGGTCAATTAACTCGTCATTTAATCCTGTTCCGGCAAAATGCGCATAACTGATACTCGAATTTTTTAAGAACTTCTGGGGATACGTACCAAAAAGTAGAAGTCCTGCAACCGTCACATTTGTTTTCTCTGTGAGTATGTCGGTATTGATTAATAATGACGTCACATCCTTTTCATCATCAATATCAATATCATATCTTTGAAAATACGACGAAATGGCAGTCATATTTAAATGCTTTAAAGAGGTGTTTTCAATCCCTGTTAAGTCATAATGAAACATCCCTGCATGCTGAAACATGCGCATTAATTCAGCCTGTGAGGCTATCCGGCTGGTAGACCCGATCCGGATATGATATAAATTTTTATTTGTCTGGTAAGGTTTATCGTTCCCTTTGGGAATATCGACAGCAACGATCTTTTTGCCCTCAATCTCAACAATGATACAATCTGCCTGGATAGCAGGAATAATATTATGTCTGGATATATTGGCTACCCATTCTTCCCAGTTTCTTGAATCGTCCACACCACAGATTTCTGTCTGGTCGCTGACACCGATTAGAATTGTTCCCCCCCTGGGTGTTGGCAAAAGCAGCCATTTCTTTGGCAATGGAATCCGGATGAACTTTTTGTTCTTTAAATTCTATAAACTGATTCTCTCCCTGATTAATCAGTGCTTTGATTTTATGATCCATCATAATTATGCCAAAAAAATTATTCTGTTTTTCAAACTAGAATCATTTTGCCCTCATTCTAACAAAAAGACTCTATAATTTCATCAATCAGATGTTTGGGTTCAGGTGATGAAGCTTCGATAATCTCACCATTTCCCAGATGTTTGTGTTCTTTAAATCCGAGGGGTGGTTTGTGTGTCGCGTTATCGTACCGGAAAATCAACTTTCCATTTTTGTTTTGATATTGGAAAGCATAACTCAATAGACTTATTTTATATTTTGCGGTGATATATGCCCTGATATACAAAATGGTTTCATTGATCAAAAACACTTCAGCATTTATGGCAGCCTGCTTTCCAGGACGAATCTCCTGTTTGAAATCAAAGGATTCAGTAAGACCGAAATCGAGAAGTCTTTCTAATGCCTTTTGAAATTGATCAATATATTCATACAGAGGCATATGTTATGCTTTTTATAGTATTCAAGCGATTTTTTAAATTTGCAAAATGTTTGTATTCTCCGACCCATGTTATATATTCCATATCTTTGCCTTCCAGATCTTCAGCAGTCCACTTTTCAATAAAATTTTCGGACGAGGTATTATACTTTTTTTCAAATGCTGTAAGTCTTTTTTGTATAAGGCTGAGGCTATACTTTATTCTGGAGGCTTCAATTTTTAAAGTTTCAGATAAAACCTCATGCGCCTCCTCAGGATAATCTGTTTTGACTATTATTTCCGCCATTGATTTTTCCTTTTCATATTTAGAATTGCTGTTATTGAGTACCTTGCGGATCAATGGTAATGAGCTAGAAGAATATCCGTAATCCGATCTGATGCCCTGCCGTCCCAGAGGTCGGGTTTTTGGCCGGTTCGCCAGTTGCCGGCCATAATTTTTTCAAAAGCATCAAAAATTTTATGCTCTGATGTACCGACAAGCTCGTTTGTTCCTTGGGTGATGGTGATGGGACGTTCTGTATTTTCCCGGATGGTCAGACAGGGAATCCCCAGAGCAGTCGTCTCTTCCTGAAGTCCACCGGAATCCGTCAGGGCTAATTTTGCGTCTTTCCACAGGTTTAGAAACGCCATGTATGACAGTGGCGGTGTCAGCGTTATGGTCTCAGGAGGCTGGATGCCAAAGGCTTCCATATTTTTTTGAGTTCTTGGGTGGATGGGGAAAATTAAAGGCAATCTTTTAGATATCTGGTCAAGGGTTTTGAAAATTCGTATCAGGGTTGGTTTGTCATCCACGTTGGAAGGTCGGTGTAACGTTACGACACCGTACTCGGTGTGGCCGGATTTATAGTCGTTGTGCTTGAGGACGCTTGAATCCATTTTTTCCAGTTGAGAGAGCTGGTAAAAGAGATTATCGATCATAACATGGCCGACAAAATGAATGCAGGATTCCGGCTTTCCCTCTTTTTTCAGATTGGTCATACCCTGTTCTTCCGTGACGAAAAAGATATCTGAAATGGCATCGGTAACCATGCGGTTAATCTCTTCGGGCATGTCAAGGTCAAAGCTGCGGAGACCTGCCTCCACATGGGCGACTTTGATGTGCATCTTTTTGGCTACGACGGAGCAGGCCAGCGTGGAGTTCACATCGCCCACGACCATGACAAGATCGGGCCTCTCCTGTTCGCATACGGCCTCGAATTCAACCATTATTTTTGCGGTTTGCCGGGCGTGAGAACCTCCGCCTGCCCCTAAATGGTAATCAGGGTTGCGGATGCCCAGCTCCTCAAAAAAGATGTCGCTCATGTTGGCGTCATAATGCTGGCCTGTATGGACAATTTTATAGGCAATATGATCTGCCCGGCTGTCAAAGGCCCGGGCAATCGGGGCTATTTTCATAAAATTAGGCCGGGCCCCGGCAATGAGCATCACTTTTATCATAAATTCCACCCTACAGACGCCAGAACGGAATACCGGCCTGTTTAACCTGGTCGGCGTCCAGCATGCTTTTAACATCAATCAGGGCACCCATTGAATTCAATTTATCGGTAAACGAATTTAAGGGCTTATTTCTGTAACAATTATGGGGAACGGCCAGTATTAATGCTCCCAGGTCCGTAAGTTCCTCCCATGGCTTAAGCTCGACATTGTAGTATGCCTTGGCTTCTTCCGGATTGGCCATGGGGTCGTGAACCAGAATCTGACATTCGTATGATTTCAGCTCATTGATGATGTCCATAACCCGGGTATTTCTTAAATCCGGACAGTCCTCCTTGAAGGTAAGTCCGAGGATCCCGACCCTGGCGCCTTTAACGGGCTGGGAAGCCGAAATCATCATTTTAATGGTTTTTTCCACTACAAATTTGCCCATGTTGTCGTTGATCCTTCTGCCTGCAAGGATGACTTCGGGATGATATCCTTCACTCTGGGCCTTGTATGTCAGGTAATAGGGATCTACGCCTATGCAGTGCCCGCCAACCAGACCGGGAAAAAATTTGAGAAAGTTCCATTTGGAACCCGCAGCCTCCAGGACATTTTTCGTGTCAATGCCCAACCGGTCGAATATCAGGGCCAACTCATTCATCAATGCAATGTTCAGATCCCGCTGGGTATTTTCAATGACTTTGGCGGCTTCGGCTTCCTTAATCGTCTTTGTCCGGTGTACACCGGCCTTTACAATGGATTCATATAGGGCCGCCACTTTTTCAAGGGTATCTTCATCGTCGCCGGAGACCACCTTAACTATCTTTGTCAGGGTATGTTCCTTATCACCCGGATTTATTCTTTCCGGGGAATATCCCACATGAAAATCCTTTTTCCAGGTCATGCCGGACTCTTTTTCCAGAATGGGCACACAGATCTCTTCAGTGACGCCTGGATATACTGTGGATTCAAACACGACAATGCAGCCCTGTTTCATCACTTTTCCCACTGTACGGGATGCACTTTCAACCGGGTAAAGATCAGGCTGCCTTGCATTGTCTATGGGTGTGGGAACAGCCACAACAATGATATCGGCCTCTGACATGCGCCCCGGGTCCGTCGTTGGTGTAAAATATGCGGCATTTTCAAATTCTTCTTTTGAAACTTCGCCGGTGGGATCTTTGTGGGCCAGGCTATTGTCCACAATGGACTGTTTTAAATCAAACCCGATGGTCTGGTATTTTGTACCAAAATGTACGGCTAAGGGCAGGCCGACATATCCTAACCCAACAACTGCTATTTTAATGTCTTTTATCAATTTGTATTGTCCTCATTGTATCCAGATAATTTTTGCAGGTAAGAAAATAAGCATCTGAGAACGCGCAAATCATCCGTTTTAATTTACTTTCTGTTCTGTTCAGGTTGATATAGTGCCTGAATTTGAATCCCCGGGATGCCTGATGGACTCTTGGCTGATTTGGATCAAATTCCCATGGATGGGCATAAAAAACAAAAGCGTTGTTTTTTTTCAGGACACGGGTTATGCCTTGCTTGAAAATAGAGGTGGGATACAATCTGAAGTATCCGCCGCCACCCAATGGAAGGGTTGTTCTGCCCAGATGCAGGTTGCTGATCGGCAGTTCGAAAAAACGGGTAGCCAGTTGGTAGCTTCCGCCGCGCTTTATGGATTTTGACAGATCTATGCTGCCGTATCTGCCATGGGCGGAAAAGGAGTTATAACTGGAATCGTACAAATAGCCGGCCTGTTTGATCTTTTCCAGAATC
Encoded here:
- a CDS encoding toxin-antitoxin system TumE family protein; amino-acid sequence: MPLYEYIDQFQKALERLLDFGLTESFDFKQEIRPGKQAAINAEVFLINETILYIRAYITAKYKISLLSYAFQYQNKNGKLIFRYDNATHKPPLGFKEHKHLGNGEIIEASSPEPKHLIDEIIESFC
- a CDS encoding XrtA system polysaccharide deacetylase; the protein is MAKKPAILLTIDVEEWFQVENFKSYIDFSTWNSLEPRVEKNTHLILDLLDTFSFKPRATFFILGWIAERLPALVRQIRDRGHEVASHGDNHHLCTALNKNQLTRDLLTSKKRLEDITGQAVYGYRAPSFAVNDQILEKIKQAGYLYDSSYNSFSAHGRYGSIDLSKSIKRGGSYQLATRFFELPISNLHLGRTTLPLGGGGYFRLYPTSIFKQGITRVLKKNNAFVFYAHPWEFDPNQPRVHQASRGFKFRHYINLNRTESKLKRMICAFSDAYFLTCKNYLDTMRTIQIDKRH
- a CDS encoding ATP-binding protein, coding for MPKKWLLLPTPRGGTILIGVSDQTEICGVDDSRNWEEWVANISRHNIIPAIQADCIIVEIEGKKIVAVDIPKGNDKPYQTNKNLYHIRIGSTSRIASQAELMRMFQHAGMFHYDLTGIENTSLKHLNMTAISSYFQRYDIDIDDEKDVTSLLINTDILTEKTNVTVAGLLLFGTYPQKFLKNSSISYAHFAGTGLNDELIDRQVIEGNLPFQIDTALSVLKHNIMEASKIEKAKRVIQSTRYPDKVFRELLVNACVHRNYAIHGSRIRILHFDDRIEFISPGRLPNTVTIEKLKSGVSYAVNPVIVKFMENLRYIDKLDRGIPMVCHEARLLGFEPVFQEAGEEFQAILPL
- a CDS encoding HI0074 family nucleotidyltransferase substrate-binding subunit, coding for MKSGKLENSLINLRKATDRFAEALQEAQSSIVMDATIQWFEFTYELMWKTLKIFLEDIHGIRAVSPRLVFKEAYALSIIEQEDIFLEMIQSRNLLSHTYNEEQAEQIYKKCPLYLSAINDLYQRISVS
- a CDS encoding nucleotide sugar dehydrogenase; the encoded protein is MIKDIKIAVVGLGYVGLPLAVHFGTKYQTIGFDLKQSIVDNSLAHKDPTGEVSKEEFENAAYFTPTTDPGRMSEADIIVVAVPTPIDNARQPDLYPVESASRTVGKVMKQGCIVVFESTVYPGVTEEICVPILEKESGMTWKKDFHVGYSPERINPGDKEHTLTKIVKVVSGDDEDTLEKVAALYESIVKAGVHRTKTIKEAEAAKVIENTQRDLNIALMNELALIFDRLGIDTKNVLEAAGSKWNFLKFFPGLVGGHCIGVDPYYLTYKAQSEGYHPEVILAGRRINDNMGKFVVEKTIKMMISASQPVKGARVGILGLTFKEDCPDLRNTRVMDIINELKSYECQILVHDPMANPEEAKAYYNVELKPWEELTDLGALILAVPHNCYRNKPLNSFTDKLNSMGALIDVKSMLDADQVKQAGIPFWRL
- the wecB gene encoding non-hydrolyzing UDP-N-acetylglucosamine 2-epimerase — its product is MIKVMLIAGARPNFMKIAPIARAFDSRADHIAYKIVHTGQHYDANMSDIFFEELGIRNPDYHLGAGGGSHARQTAKIMVEFEAVCEQERPDLVMVVGDVNSTLACSVVAKKMHIKVAHVEAGLRSFDLDMPEEINRMVTDAISDIFFVTEEQGMTNLKKEGKPESCIHFVGHVMIDNLFYQLSQLEKMDSSVLKHNDYKSGHTEYGVVTLHRPSNVDDKPTLIRIFKTLDQISKRLPLIFPIHPRTQKNMEAFGIQPPETITLTPPLSYMAFLNLWKDAKLALTDSGGLQEETTALGIPCLTIRENTERPITITQGTNELVGTSEHKIFDAFEKIMAGNWRTGQKPDLWDGRASDRITDILLAHYH
- a CDS encoding nucleotidyltransferase domain-containing protein; its protein translation is MKIEEILKQAGKIISSEIEGNYQLFLFGSRARGINDEKSDIDIGILTDSQISGKK